The genome window GGGTTCTTCAAGAGCCACATGGTGATCGCGTCAACGTTCGCTTCATCGAACTCGATCTGCGGGTAGTTCCTGGCGACCTCGCGCGCGGCGTCGAGGAACACGCCGTCGCTCGCGCGCACGACGTTCGCCTTGTGCACGACGGTGACCTTTTGCCGGCCGTGCGCCTTCGCAAACTCGAACGCGGCGCGGGCGATCCGCTCGGAGCCCCGGCGCGTGTTGACCTTGCAGGAAAGGGCGAATTCGCCCGGCTTCAGCGACGCGAACGGCTCGAAGTTCTTCGACAGCCCGCCGAGGAGTGTCGACAGCTCGGGCGGCACCGGCGAAAACTCGATCCCCGCGTAGAGGTCCTCGGTGTTCTCGCGGAACACGACGAGGTCGATGTTCTCCTTGTAGTTGAGGGGATTGCCCGGGTAGCCCTTGATCGGCCGCAGGCAGACGTACAGGTCGAACAGCTGCCGCATGCGCACGATCGGCGAGCGGTAAACGAGGCCCGTCCCGCGCAGCGCCGGAACCAGCTCGGATTCGGCGGCCTTCACCGGTTTCGACGTGATCGCGCCGAAGAGCGCAGCGTCCACGTGGCGAAGCAGGTCGATGGTGCGCGAGGGAAGCGCGTCCCCTTCCTGGCACCAGCATTCCCAGCCGATGTCGCCGCGGACGTACTCGGCATCGAGGTGCAGCTGGTCCAGCACGACCTTCGCCGCATCGAGCACGTCGACGCCGATGCCATCGCCCGGCAACCACGCGATTTTGTATTTGGCCATCTTTTTGCCTTTTACCTTCTACCTTTTACCTTTCACCTTTCACCTTTTACCTTTTACCTCGGTCTCACACCACCGCGCCCTTCATCATCCGCTGCAGCACGCCCCCGATGCGGCGCACGCCGTCGCGGATCTTCTGCGGGTCCGAGTTGGAGAAGTTGAAGCGCGCCGTGTTCACGTGCGAGTGATCCGGGAAGAACGGCGCGCCGGCCAGGAAGGCGACCCCTTCTTTGATCGACTCGCGCAGGACGTCGACGGCGTCGAGCCCCTCGGGGAAGCGCACCCACAGGAACAGCCCTCCTTTCGGACGGGTCCAGGTCACCCCGCTCGGGAAACACTCGGACATCGCGGCCAGCATCGCGTCGCGCCGCTCGCGGTACACCCGCCGAATCAGCTTGACGTGCTCGTCCAGGTATCCACCGTGCGCCACTTCGTAGGCGACCACCTGGTTGAAGGTGCTCGTGTGCAGGTCCGTGCCCTGCTTGGCCTGCACGAGGCGCTCGATGACCCCCACCGGGCCGGTGATCCATCCGAGCCG of Acidobacteriota bacterium contains these proteins:
- a CDS encoding isocitrate/isopropylmalate dehydrogenase family protein produces the protein MAKYKIAWLPGDGIGVDVLDAAKVVLDQLHLDAEYVRGDIGWECWCQEGDALPSRTIDLLRHVDAALFGAITSKPVKAAESELVPALRGTGLVYRSPIVRMRQLFDLYVCLRPIKGYPGNPLNYKENIDLVVFRENTEDLYAGIEFSPVPPELSTLLGGLSKNFEPFASLKPGEFALSCKVNTRRGSERIARAAFEFAKAHGRQKVTVVHKANVVRASDGVFLDAAREVARNYPQIEFDEANVDAITMWLLKNPHNYDVLVAPNLYGDIISDLCAQMVGGLGFGCSGNIGEKLAVFEPTHGSAPKYAGLHKVNPIATLLTVKMMLEWLGEREKAQRLELAVASVIREGRVRTYDMGGSASTLEMAAAVAAALPVTV